gaggcatatatttatatctacGTACTTACTTTGCTACCGCTGTCTGCTTTGCCTAGCGCTCTTCGAACATTCTCCTCACTTTCCTTTGATTCCTTTCTTCTGTCGTGCTCCTACTGATTCCGCCACTTCATGACTTGAAGGGGGCAACCATACAAAGAATTACTGCAAACTCTTCGCCTATTTAATGGGCTCAGACAGTCGGTAGCCATTCACAAAATTAGTTGCAGCAGAAAGGAAATTGCTTTGCGACAATTCGTGTAGCACATTTACATTAGGGTGCGCctataattcaaatttaattggATTACTAAAATCAGATACCGAATAGAGTTAATTTTCAGATTCACAAAGGTATataggatatgtatatatgtatgtgcataagtaGATGCCcctataattataataaatgctagtatatagtataaaaaaaaatctgttaaagacgctgtttaattattttattattaatattggtATTTGTTTAGCGCTCATCTACTATTAGGTTAAAGGTCTGTAATTATCAGTGCTAACCATCGATAGTTCCCAGTTAGCCTATCGATAAACTACCGTAATTTATTCTAATGTATTTATTGAGTGGTGAGACTCCAAAAATAATCGGTTTTGATAATTCAGGATTCAAGTCTGGACAATCAGTATAACCGGTTCGGCTCGCCATGATTAATGTTGTACCCATCATCGAACTAACTATCGATAGTTAACCAGTGCAAAAAATATTCACTCCAACATCgaaaaaaattcgcatttaTTTAGTAAGTCGCTATACTCCAAACAATATTCATTCCACCatcgaaaaaaattcgaatttatTTAGAAAGTCCTTACACAAATTATATAGAAACCTTATACAGCAAAACATATTCATTCCAACATCGAAAAAAATAGAGTTTATATAGAAAGTCCTTACACTGCAAAAAATATTCACTCCAAcatcgaaaaaaatcgaatttatttataccaACTTCGAAAAAAGTTCGAATTTACTTAGTAAGTCCTTATACTGCAAAAACTATTCACTCcaacttcgaaaaaaattcaaatttatttaaaaagtccttacactgcaaaaaatattaacttcaacttctaaaaaaaaaatcgaaaatatataGATAGTCCTTATACTGCAAAAATTATTCActcgaatacaaaaaaaaatcgaatttatttatactatttAACTTCGAAAAAAGTTCGAATTTACTTAGTAAATCCTTACActgcaaaaaatattcattccaccatcgaaaaaaattcgaatttattttgaaagtcCTTATACTGCAAAAAATATTCACTCcaacttcgaaaaaaattcgaatttatttaaaaagttctgaaaaaaatattcacttcaacttcgaaaaacattataatttatttagaaagcctttataatgaaaatatattcactccagcttcgaaaaaaattcgaattcatTTATACCAACTtcgaaaaaattctaatttactTAGTAAGTCTTTACACTGCAAAAAATATTCACTCCaacttcgaaaaaaaatcgaaattatatAGAAACCTTATACAGCAAAACATATTCACTCcaacatcgaaaaaaaaaatcgagtttatttataccaACTTCGAAAAAAGTTCGAATTTACTTAGTAAATCCTtacactgcaaaaaattttgactcCACCATCGAAAAAAAATCGACTGCATTTGGAAAATCTTTATACTGCAAAAAATATTCACTCCAACTTCGAAAAACattcgaatttatttaaaaagtaaaaaaaatcgagtttataTAGAAAGTCATTATAGCGCAAAAAATATTCACTCCAAcatcgaaaaaaaatcgaatctaTTTATATcaacttcgaaaaaaatttgaattcgaGTTTATTTAGAAAGTCCTTACACTGCAAAAAATATTCACTTcaacttcgaaaaaaattcgaaattatttaaaaagcccTTATActgcaaaaaatattcatttcaactTGATGGGAATACAGGTTCGAAATATCTGTGTTTAAggagtcccggtggtctagagcccgtaaatttagggtattttcagacatttttttacagcaaaaaaaatggaaaacgatatttttttaggctttttatttaacttatttttcatgcaaacaaaaaaattatgtttttaatttaaaaaatggcgcagaAGTTGactctcccgaaaaattggacctggatggTGTTGTCCagtttggctcttctatttatctgaaacacaaaaatcaaaaaaaaaaatattaatcagtataaCTGTAGCTACATATGTTCCGTtactagaacaaaaaaaaaaaaaacaaaaaaaatgaaaaaatggcgcggctttgaatttgacactctaaaaatcgtggtttttgtcagtttttttaataaaaaaatacgaaataattgaaataataatatgattcttgAACGAGCGGTAGCCATTGCTGTTgtgaacaaaatattaaaatttcaaataattcgattgaacattttttttttgtttttttttttgacaacaccagaccgaaaaaagtcgtttcgagataaatgagtttaaaatttgaggtacacgagcgcgcggaccgctctctacctagttaatgggctgtagaagctataatagtgggaatttccgcatgaagatttcacagtatattcttaagatactatactttccaaatatcaaaaaaacaaaaaatcgatttttttgaaatttctcgaCCATCTAAGGGGACCCTTAATATCGATGCAGACTACCAGTTGTGAATCACCATTAATCAACTAGAATGAGTTATTTGAATGTATTTATTGATCAATGAGACTCCACGCAATATTTATTTGCGCTTGATAGCTTCGGTTAGAGGTCTAAAAATATCATTGATAATGGCCATTGTTAGTGGTCGACAGTCGACGACTCTCATCGTTAAACTATcgaaaaatattagaatttttttataatttttttttttttctacttggcAGTCAGGAATGGGGGCCTGTATTGTCAATACCTACTATCGACACTGGCCGTCCATAAATTACCAGCCTACTGCGAGCTTACTGCTTTGTAGTTCACTCACATATTAACTCTTGAGGCTTAACTCAGAAGCTCAACACTTGAAATTAACTCTTTCCATCACTTTTGCATTTATGCTCTACATCTTCTAGTTTGTAGAAATAAAGAGCTTTGAAATCCTCACACCATAAAAAATATGCAGCTACCCTTTATATGATACTTGCACCTTCTTACTCGCTTGGTTCTGCGTGCACTCAGGTGTAAGAGCCTGATAGCAATTTATTCGACCTGTTTGCCTGTTCGAATAAAAGCAACGATTACTTCGTTTTACCTGTGTATTATTCGTTGaatctgcatatgtatgttaagTATGCACGTAActaataaattatattgtaaGTGCATCTATTTTTCATGTTTACTAATCCTAAATTTCTCTCCTTTACTCGCTTACTTACAGGTTTCTCCCAGTCGCTACATGACGATTCACTAATTATCCAGCATTCATCTCGACTCAAACAATACCAAAGTAAAAATGGCTTTTCAACGCAGCTACAGCAAAGTGTGGTGGGGCTCCGATAATCAACAAATACCCTCATCACTGGCATTGTCCTCAGCGGCTGGTGGTGCATCCTCTATCGGCAACGGCACCAGTTTTACTAGCGGCGGATTCTATTACGGTTCTCACTTTTCACAGCAGACACAGCAGCAACTTAACGCGCAACGTTTTCACTACAAGAATCACAGTGGCGGCGGCTATCATTCACTCGATTCGGGCAGCTTTCGATCGCATGTCGGAAATTTGTCGCGCATTCAGGAAGTCGATGATGAGCACAACAATTCCAAATCGTTGTGGGGCAAACGTGATAGTCCTGGTAGTCTGCGTAGTCAGGTGAGTGTGGCGACAATGCAATGTGGCGACTGATAATAATTCTTTTGTTGTCTTGCGCTTCAGAGTGCTTATTCTTTCCGCAAAAGCTGTGAATATTGTTGCTAACTTTTGTGTGTGTACACCTTTTAATCAATTTGCAGGACTCCGGCTTCTCTGACAATGATGAGTCGCACAGTTGCCGCTCTTCGAAACCCAGCTCGCCCAGCGCAAAGTCGACAGGCAGTGCAGTTGGTTCACCGAATTCGGCGCGTTCGGTGACGGTGGCGACGCCACCCACAGTTATTCGACGCGTTGGAAAATCGGAATTCTATTCACCATTGGTGAGCGTATCGCGTCGCATATCATTTTCCGGTTCACCTGCCACAACGGTCGCACTAGATGCCGCGACAGCCGGCAGTCATTTAAAAAGTGACTCACCAACACAAATGCAGCAATGCTTGACTGCTGCTGACGAGCTGCTCATGAGTGAGGCAGTGAGCGCTGCGAAGAAATTGAATTTCGATGATTTGAATGCGGGTGGTGGGCAGGCAATTGCCGCACCGCAACAAGCGCAAAAGCAACAACCGAAACGTCGCCGTCGCATTATTCGTCAGCCAACCAAGCCATTGTCGCCCACAAAGCGGCGCACATTGCTGGAAGAGACTGACGACAATAGCGACCAAGAAGGCGACGCCGGTAGTGATGTGACAAGTAATTCATTTGTTGAGCTCGAGCGTTCAGCGGAGCGTAATCGCTCACGTACGCGTTTGCACATTGTGCCAGCCTACAATAACGAAACGGTCTATCTAGGCGTTACAACAACTCCCACCGCTGCCAGTGAGCCGTACAACAATGAAACAGTGATTTTGGGCGCCGGTGGTGAAATTACAAATGGTGTCATTGAGGACGACAACAATAACACGCTTAAGTTAGACGAATTGAATGAGACAATGTCGCCGTTGAAGACGGATGAGCAACGTTACTTGGCTAGTACGAGCACACCGAAAACTTCCACACGTGATGCGCGTCCCTGGACGCAAATATCCTTTCGCCACATCCACAGCACGCATGAGTACGATAATCCGCTATTGAACGGTCACGCGCCTGACTTGCAACGTTGGCTACACGACTTGCGTTCATCATACGAACATGAAGTCATGTCAACGCTGCAGACAAAGTCCATTGCACAGGAAGCCTTCAAGAATCTGACCATCACCACAAATACGGTGGCGAAATTGATACGCCAGCTGCAGCAGCGCGCGCTCTGTGCGCAATCGGATTTCGAACGCGTCGAGCGCATACTCTCGGGCACACAAGAAGCCACACTACACGAAGCGCTTTCTAGCGCCGAACAGTTGGTTGAGAATGTGATAGAATTTACGCAGGTGCTTGAGCGCCGCGCTGTTTTCTTCAACGACTCAAGGCTTGATCGTAAGCGCTTTCAAGAGAATATCGAGCAGATACGCATAATTACAAAGGATACGCGCTACTCGTTGGAACGCCAGCATTACATGAATTTGGAGTCACTATTGGATGATGTGCATGTGCTGAAGCGCTACCTACTGATTAGCGTGCGGcatgtatttgaaaaaatggtgcGCATTATTGTACAGAGCGTGGAGCAGGGTCAATGTGATTTGATGCTGCGCGCCAATATTAATATGATTGCCACGCTGATGAATATCGATTACGAAGGCTTCGCCTCACTCACTGACGCATTCGTGCAGAACGAAGCAGTGCGCGCCTTACTCGTCGTTTGTCTCGAGAATAAGTTATCATCTGTGCGCGCGCTGGCATTGCGTGCACTTGCGACCATTTGCTGCTCACCGGCAGCGATTGCGCAGTTGGCCGCTTGTGGTGGCATTGAGATTGTACGCGATATTGTGCAGGTTCCTGGCAAAGAGCGCACAGGCGAGCTGAAGCGAGGTGATATCGAGCGACGTGAGGCGGTCTCGTTGTTAACACAAATCACTGCCGCCTGGCACGGACCGGAGCATCGAGTGGACGGACTCAAGGCTTGCGCAGAGATCATAGTGGAGGGACTAACACAGCTGATCACGGGCACTTCTTGTGCGCAGACGTTGCTGTTATGTGCGGCAGCACTGAACAACCTCAGCCGGATCGAGGTGACATCACACTACTCGATAATGTCGAACGAAGCGATATTCAAGTTGATCGAAGTGGTGCAGGGCCGCGAAGCAGAGACATCAATTTTTCTATATGTGAGTATATTAAGATATAGATAGATTTTTATTTAGAAGTACGAGTGTAGGGTCTACAAAGAGGGTAGAATAGGTAGGTCGGTTGGTGAAGCATTCCTGAAGTAAGCAATAGAATAAAGAACGGACTTAGAATTATCCTTGATGATAACTCATgcttctcacaaaaaaaaaaaaaaaaaatcagtgacTCGTTTAtgccaaattaaatatttaaggtTATTCCAAGGCTGAGAATTCTCGCGGGGAAATAAGATTTCATAAAAGATTCAGTATagtcgtattttattttttttccttgctcTCTCCACTCGGGAGCCTCGACaggactcagtcttgcgttggtttcgttaatacgttttgctttctggcagggtaggtgattagtctgTCGTTGTTTTCTTTAGCTCGAAGTAAAATTTAGAAAGCAGTTCCTAGAGACTTTGGACGCATCTTACTTAAAATCATTCTGCAGCGCTCCGATGCTCGAggaaacttctaaggctaacatgCCGCATGCTGCATACCGATAAATTCACTATCTGCGGATCATCGGTTACCCCACAGCAACCAGAGCCAATTATCGGAATCCACTGTAAAAGAATCATGAATGGGATCAGCAATTATGTGTGCAATTTACATAATTAGAACTACAAAGTGCTTTGTGGCaaacccgaacagaaaactctCCAACTTTCTTTGAAAACTTGGAAGAGACATGGAGACAGAGACATAGACAGGGAGAATaggatagagacagagacataGATAGAGAGCgaaagacagagacagagagagatacagagacagagacagcgacagagacagagatagctagtcctgtgagaattttccacattcattggcaaatttgaaaatatcgtCCAGTTCGACAGaacaaatattactcattctcataacATCCGAACCCAAAATTTATAGCCTTGCTCTATCAAAGTcagaacactcacagagaaaattatCAGTGCTaaccgcctcctctaagcaagacaggcaaaccgagtcctcaatgattccaatagtAGTCCTATGCTGATCCCATGGGTTTTTTCCTGtgataataccgaccatcaaccgacgctctgtctctgtctctgtatctctctctgtctctgtctctgtctctgtctttcTATCTCTGTCtatgtctctgtctctatcctATTCTCCCTGTCtatgtctctgtctctatcctattctttctctctctttctctgcctctgtctctgtctctatcctATCCTTTCTCTCTGTcatttctctcctttcctctttGACTAACTACGCTATCTACCGCtatcggtgcttcttggctcgctgtttacaaatttaaaacttcaacaaagccgcagctctcgaattttatGGATACCCTTATCGGGCATTGTCCGCTAggtatccatgcggtgagacttgcgAATATTTGAAGTCCTTTCTCAACGCCTTCTTCTCAGTTGCCCTGCTCTTGTTGTACTAAGGTTCACACTTATCTCTCACTTTTTTGGTACACCTGCGGGTTTATATATCACACACCAGGTGCAATTCATCAGTTGCTTGAAACGGTTAATGCAAATGTCATTATTTGGTCGTCATCTTCTAATCCGATTCTTCTTCCTGCTTCTTCCTTTCTCCTCTTTGGCTCGATTCCCTCTGGTTTTCcctctgtatggcatcacaatggacgatTTTTGATTCTTTGTTCAAGTGAGCCCCTCACATGGGCTGCAATTTATTCTAAACATAATCGATCCTAGGTCTGCTATCAATAACGGGCTGGAGCAGAAAATTTGTTATGTCTGCCTAAGACCTTCACGTATACTTCGGCGGAAACGCCAgcaaacggaaataagcgccaaaggTAGGCACAAAAAAGGGCcaaaaaatttggaagaaaaaaacGCGCCAAATAGTAGGccccaaggaaatataacgccaagaAGTAGGCGCCAGGAATATATTTCCTATAAGTTTGCCTAATACGCAGTGTTATTTTTCACTTggaattagcaaccacaagaaaaaactcaggaaaaatagcctaaagtgtatctaagatatatatataaggtatagctctctctctccttttcctctacgttatatcttttttctctctcgcgaaaCGAAAATGCCTAAAGCGTTGCATGCCCTTggaattttactctccattcacgctcgtccatcgacgcctaagaagtttaaCTTCTTAGGACTTAGAGAAGTTTTAAAAAGAACCAAAAGcattcgatttcaaaaaaaGTCGATCTCAAAATGTTCAACATTGaatgaatttcaaaattataatttgttttttaattttacattttttcccaaaatttttcaagtttacttcttatcaagcctataaatatttaaaccaattttcacaaaaatttgcgACTATGTCCAAAATACCTGGACCGTTTGCTAGTCGTTCTCGAAAGTGTATGAGTGTATGTTCCAATGCCTCCCGTATGTTTCACCCACCTTACCAGAATGGATGCTCTTGTGACACTGCAAGTTGGATCGCCTGCTCTTATGACAGATTCCAGCCGATGGCGAGCTGAGTTTCCTCTCTATTTCGGGAAAGTTTTGCAAAGAATTCTCTATCACTTGCGTGCTTCTTGCGCAGCCACATGAGTCTTGTTATTCAATCGCCACACCCCGTATTTGTGTACTCATTTACAAAGAATGTTCAGCGAGCGAACAAATTTGTTGCAAAGCACTGAAGTTGTATGCTTCGCATTTACTTATATGCTTCCTTATCTAGTCTCGCAGTGTAGTCACCTCTTCCTCTTTGTACCACTACCGAGATTAGAAAAAAGTGCTTAAAAAGTTCGTCATTCATCAAGTTCTGAAGAGGTCTGCCAATTAAGCTCATTCCTCTTCTTtctcataaaacaattttttgttgtccTTGGAAAAAAATCCTCTGTCCTTGCTCCATTCATCACTACGTGACCACTGTCCCCCAGTGGCTGTGTGAGGCCAGTGACGCAATACAACGTCCAATTCAACAGGAAATGtcgtcatacatacataactcaACACAACAACTCTaagcaagaaaataaataaaattgcagaAGGATGTCCATGAAATCAATTTCCTATTAGAGTGCATGTATTTTATAAGCCACTTAATAAGCGTAGGCTGAGCTAAGAGGCCCAAAATACGAATGACAACAAAATGTATGCAGAGGAAAGAAAATAACAGCTATGGCAATAAGGAACGACATGAGAGCAAAATTGAAAATCGTAGACCGACCAACCGTCGGAGCCAACTGAGTTGGGGGACATCCAACTGATGAATGAACTATTGAGCTGATTGTGAGCCCACATACATTCATGTGAAAATATGTAGTATATTGTGCGAGTATAGGAGTTGGTCGGCTTTCAATAGTTGGGAGCAGGCGACTCGAGCACATAAATCACTTGTCAGGCGCTActaaaaatgcaatttctaattttattgaaagctTTTCAAATAATATGAACTCAAACGGTATATCAAAGCAAAGCGGTTGGGCAAAGAAAATAAccgcaatttttatttagagaCAAGGACAGCGCTGACAGACAGACACCACGTGCGGGGCCGTAGGCAAACGAAACCATGAGCTACGCTGCGCGCGTGTGAAGatgcaaaacgacaaaatgCTTAAAAGCGTTGCGAAGGCGACGAATAACGGATGCGAGGGTGGCGGTAAGAAGCCTTGTTGACGGCTCTTTTCTTCCGGTTGCCAAGTCTGGAGTGAGcgtacaaaatttatttctgcaTTTGTAAGGCAATTTTTCTTCAATCTTCGGTGCGCTTTTAGCAGAACATAGAATTGTTCATCTTGTTTTGCGGCGCAGCTTATTTCGGCATGCTTTTAGCCGGCAGAGGCTTTAGGTTTTTTGCACTTACTTGCGCTTGTGTGTGCTTACTTATTCGCAACACTGTTATTATATACTATGCCCATTCTAATTTCACTTtatcttttctttgtttttattctattccattccattttatttttataatataatttttttcccctcTCATCTTCTTTATAGGAACAAATCGTTGCGATGTTACACAATATGTCAGTGAACAAGAAGTGTCACAGTCACTTGGCCAACGGCAGCATCATAAATTTCATCACGTCCGCATACCAAACGGAATTCTATAAAAGTTACAATTCGCGCGCGGAGTGCGATGCCCAACGGCGTACCATCAAAGCGATTCTGCATACGTTGACACATTTGGTGCACGAGTCCAGCCTGGGCATTGAACTATTGGATCAGCATCGTGTGCCCGCCTTCTTCCGGCAGGCCATGCTTATtggcggcggcggcggtggGGGCGCAGGGGGCGAACAATGGTCTTTGGATGGTAGCCATAGCAGAGACATTTCGGCCTTGGCACGCCAATTGCTACAGGCGCAAAGGCAGGTACAACAAGCTAACGGAACGGGAATGACCCAGACAAACGAGCATGAGCAGGCGGCCGTTGGTGGAGGTGGTGAGGCGACAATGTTTACGGCCAATACTGCCGCTGgcaatggtggtggtggtggtggcgctgctgctgctgggcgAGGTTTTGTCGGTAGCGGtggtaattttaaattcaatttgacGCGTCACGAGAGTTTCGTCTGAGTGGCTGAATGCAACCGAATTGCAGCTGTGTGCCGTTTGCTAAGCGTC
The sequence above is drawn from the Anastrepha obliqua isolate idAnaObli1 chromosome 4, idAnaObli1_1.0, whole genome shotgun sequence genome and encodes:
- the LOC129245990 gene encoding uncharacterized protein LOC129245990, whose protein sequence is MAFQRSYSKVWWGSDNQQIPSSLALSSAAGGASSIGNGTSFTSGGFYYGSHFSQQTQQQLNAQRFHYKNHSGGGYHSLDSGSFRSHVGNLSRIQEVDDEHNNSKSLWGKRDSPGSLRSQDSGFSDNDESHSCRSSKPSSPSAKSTGSAVGSPNSARSVTVATPPTVIRRVGKSEFYSPLVSVSRRISFSGSPATTVALDAATAGSHLKSDSPTQMQQCLTAADELLMSEAVSAAKKLNFDDLNAGGGQAIAAPQQAQKQQPKRRRRIIRQPTKPLSPTKRRTLLEETDDNSDQEGDAGSDVTSNSFVELERSAERNRSRTRLHIVPAYNNETVYLGVTTTPTAASEPYNNETVILGAGGEITNGVIEDDNNNTLKLDELNETMSPLKTDEQRYLASTSTPKTSTRDARPWTQISFRHIHSTHEYDNPLLNGHAPDLQRWLHDLRSSYEHEVMSTLQTKSIAQEAFKNLTITTNTVAKLIRQLQQRALCAQSDFERVERILSGTQEATLHEALSSAEQLVENVIEFTQVLERRAVFFNDSRLDRKRFQENIEQIRIITKDTRYSLERQHYMNLESLLDDVHVLKRYLLISVRHVFEKMVRIIVQSVEQGQCDLMLRANINMIATLMNIDYEGFASLTDAFVQNEAVRALLVVCLENKLSSVRALALRALATICCSPAAIAQLAACGGIEIVRDIVQVPGKERTGELKRGDIERREAVSLLTQITAAWHGPEHRVDGLKACAEIIVEGLTQLITGTSCAQTLLLCAAALNNLSRIEVTSHYSIMSNEAIFKLIEVVQGREAETSIFLYEQIVAMLHNMSVNKKCHSHLANGSIINFITSAYQTEFYKSYNSRAECDAQRRTIKAILHTLTHLVHESSLGIELLDQHRVPAFFRQAMLIGGGGGGGAGGEQWSLDGSHSRDISALARQLLQAQRQVQQANGTGMTQTNEHEQAAVGGGGEATMFTANTAAGNGGGGGGAAAAGRGFVGSGGNFKFNLTRHESFV